In Taeniopygia guttata chromosome Z, bTaeGut7.mat, whole genome shotgun sequence, the sequence caAGAGCTTGTAGgtgcccccatccctggaatcattccaggtcaggtgggacaggactctgagcaacctgatctctttaaagatgtccctgctcattgcaggtcacttggaccagaggactttccagagccctgccagcccagcccagtctaggattcctcactgttttcatttgaacaTCACCAAgagtggaggtgaggaggaagggggctcATCTGATGCCTCGGACCTCGGTGGAGGAGGAGCCCACCCCTTAGACACTGTTTCACCTCAGCCCCTTGGCATTTTACCTGCAGGAGCCTCTTGGCAGACCAGCGCTGCTCTTCGtctgtctgcaggcagcagctcagaaagTCACACAGGTGAGGCGAGAATCGGTTGGGCTTCCGCAGCTGTGGTCTCTCTCCTCTGGCTATCGGGAGTTCAgcctgcaggaaaaggaaacacgaggctccacctgcttctttcccatctgtaacTGCTCTCCCAGAACCCACTGTTTAAGCTCCACTCTGCAGAGCAGTTTCTGGTAAGATGGAGATGGTAAAGGAAAGATGACTTTCCtttaccaacaaaaaaccacGGCTTTTCCAACATCCCGCTGATCTTGCCTAGGCAGTCAATTTCATTGACTGACCCAGTTAGTGGGAGCTACATCAGCAAAGCTTCTTTCCTTCTTGGAGGATTCACACCACCTTGACAGGCTTTTCAGAAGATGGACTCTGCTACACTAACGCTATTATTTCCAAGGATTAGTACATGAaaggcatctctgcagtgcttgttgGTCCCTTAAACACAGTGGTCATAAACCAAAACTCATTGAGCTTCTTGTCCTCTTCCAGAAAACAGAGGTGCATGGGAGGCAAGAATGGAAATCCACCAGGTATTCCTCAGGGTGAGGAAACAAACATTTGGAATCTCATATTCAACACAGACCCTTTAAGACACCTGCACAAATGTATTGGGATGAAAATGCCGGCTTaggcacacaggagccacctgcagctctgtctctcagcTACACGTTTCAGCCTCTTTATGTGGCAAAAGGAAACCTTTCCAAGGTCAAATCAGAAGAAGAAGCACCATCCCGATGGTCACCCTCTGCTCATTTGTATACTCAAGTCAATGCATTAATGGCGTCCCCATCGCAAAAAATGTCTGTAAGAAGTGGGAGGTTTTGACAGGCTCTCCGTGacaccaggctgcagcctggtcTCCAGAAAAATGCTCATCACAATAGTAactgtgctggtggcactgaaATAGATGGTGACCAAAAAGACTTCGTTATTATCCTCTTCAACCCAGAGGAAAATTTCCAAGCCCAAAACAGCAAGCACACTCCCCTGGAGTATAAATAATTATGgcagctttctttccttttcccacacCCCCAGAGGTCACAAAGGGAGCTTTATCCTGTCTCTCTGCAACTGAGCTCAGCCACTGGACATGGTGGGGAGCTGGAGTCCTCACTGCCCTTAGCACTGTGCAAGCCAGGGATGGCCCTGCTCCTATAGTAAAGGAACACAGCACCAGCATCAACCGCCCACGTTGgatcccagccccaggcaccagACTGCAAGCTCatcaactttttaaaagaccCAGAAACAGCCAAGGGTTTAGTGTAACTGCAGTCGGAGAAAAACACATCCTCAACTTATCCAGGCCACCCACACACATGACTGAGCAATGTACAGATTATTTGAAAGCCTGAAAGTTTTGAAGACCCACAGGACTTGGAAAAGATGCTACAGTGTGGAGGAAAATCAATGTGCtgtggttaaaaaaagaaaaagaaagcaaaactgttggggaagatgaaaccGGAAAACCTTTACAAATATGtatgcctggcaaaagattttgagAATATGGAAACTGTAAGCGAGATTGAAATGAAAAGTAAGCTTTGAGATAGTTACTAGCCTTAGTTACtgaacaactggaaaacaatgGTATGGCCAGCTGAAGGTAATCCCCTTTTGATTAAACAACACCCTCTGCTGGCAGACAGGTCCAAGGGTCAGAGCAGACCCTACTAGCTTGGCAGAAGGGGTCCAAAGAGTAGTTTTTAGggtttaaaatgtaacacagtATGGTAATGTAATGATTCTTATAGGCTGTAGCTAAATACTCTAGTATTTGTATCTTGGACTAGATTGGTTAGTGAAAATTTGAACATTCTGCACAGAAGAAGATTTATTGTCTTGTAACAGGAACTTCCTCACTCTTTCGGGTCTCTCTTTTGGGCTCCCCTTTCGGGCCTGCTCCGAGCTgtggctggcagctccaagcagggcccTGCATCCACACCCTTTGCAATAAACCGAAAGTTCCAAGACCTGGCTTCAaagatctctcgtctccatccatcccGACCGTCCTACCCACTGTCACTCCTACACAAAACTACTTGGGCATTGCTTTGGTGgttgtgtctttttttctttttctttttcattttcttttcttttccgaTAAAATTGAAACTGGGAAGGTGTAACGTCAATTTCTTAGGATATTTATCACATGTCTAACCTCTCCACTGAAAAATTCTTGCCCTTCAGAGACAGAGCACCAACGGAGTTCAAAAAGCAAATGAGAAATGTCAGGCAGGTTGCAGGCCAAAATGCCAGGTTTCTGAACTGCTACTTCCCTTCTGATGCAACTGAATTTACAGCAGATGCtgatgtgctgcagggacaTGTTTAGAAGGGGACCTTGGTGGAAGTGGTGCCAGCAGATGGCAATGGGATTTGTCCAATGGCACACAGGacatgggacaggtgagaaagATAAGTGGGATCAGGGAGTATTTGCACCTTACCGAAACAGGAGTTTCATTCCTGTGAGGAACTTCTCCTTCCACCATTTCGATGCCCACGATTCCAAAAGACCatatgtccactttggggccatATGGTTGACCTGTCAGCACTTCAGGTGCCATCCAGCCAGAAGTGCCGGCCACTGAGCTCCGTCTACGCTGCTCAGGGGTGAGCTGAGCAAAGAGGCCAAAGTCAGCTGTGGACAAATAAACATACCATGAAAGCCAGGTCAAGTTAGGAAATCAAGCAAAAGAATTCCCCACTCTCAGTCTATGTGTTGTTGAATCTCCTGAAGAACTGTCCACACTCAGTTTCCTTGGGGCTTTAGCCAAGGAAGTATGGAATTGGCcacttccaaaaaaatcacagttttttTAACGCTGCTCACAGCAGTGGCCTTTATTCCCCTGAAGCTTTAGATTGTagctccctccctctggaagAGACACAAACACACCAACGCCACTCTTGACTTCTCCTGGTTCCTTATACCTCTGTGCACGTTGCAACCGTGCCTTCAGCTCACAGCGGTGGggccctgcactgccaccagcaccattTCTGGGGAGTTGGCAGCCACTCaaagcagcccctcaccccacatccctgaaCGCTGCACCTGACCAGGAATATACTGACCCAGCTTGACAGAGCCGTCGGTTCTGAGAAGGATGTTGTCACTCTTCACATCTCGGTAGATCACGTGGTTCCAGTGAAGAAAATCCaatccttgcaggcactgagagaggaaaCAGAAGCAGGAGGGCAAAAATTAGTGATTTCATcacacaagaaagaaaacagagtcTCTAAAAGATTCCCTCTGCATGGGAATGGCGAGTAATGGCAGAACACAGTGCCATTGAGAGGAAGAGTTGCTGCTCCAACACTTGCAGAGCAGGACTTTTCTAAGGAAAGGTATGTCAGCTTTTGAAAGAGCAACAGCACCTGCTGTTGTAGACTGTCCCCTGCAAACCAGCCAGgatgactgctgctgcagtggatgTGCTTTCTCCATGCAGAGGGCAAAGGAGGGGTTTggccaagaaagaaaaaagtcccTCTCTTTGGTGTGAAGCGGGTCACTTTTGGGTGGGAGGCTGCATGACGAGAGTTTTGTTGCTGGCCTCAGCACAGACTTGAAGTATCACATCAGTCACCTTCTTGAAGCAAAGAGCATTTTGGCTGCACTACTGTCCTTTTCAGTTGAGGACTGTGAGAAATGAGtctctgttttttctcagcTGATCATTTCAAATCCTGCCACCAGCACCTTTGCTCTTACAGGCAAGGAATGCAGTGCAGACAGGCTCAAGATACAAGTTTAGGGAGGCAAGGTGGAGAAgagcaaatacaaatacagGAGGCAGAGTGAGAATACAACAGCAGGAGATAAGAGTACAAGAACTGAATACTGTGAGTGCAGGAGCACTGGCAGGCAGTTCCCTTGAGATGCTTTTACTTGCCCATAGCATACCAGCACTAGGAAAACAAAGTTTATACATGAAACCTCTCCTGTTCTGAGCCTCTGTTTCCCAGACAATCC encodes:
- the LOC140682012 gene encoding serine/threonine-protein kinase PAK 3-like; the protein is MTVKINKNPNVVNYLGSYLVDNQFWLVMEFMDGGTLSDVISKTYLSEDEIAAISRECLQGLDFLHWNHVIYRDVKSDNILLRTDGSVKLADFGLFAQLTPEQRRRSSVAGTSGWMAPEVLTGQPYGPKVDIWSFGIVGIEMVEGEVPHRNETPVSGKNFSVERLDM